The stretch of DNA CCCCCGTAAAAGCCGGCCACTGTTTTGTTCGGGCTGATATCCGGCCAAAGCTTGCGTTTTCCAAATGAGCGGCCAATAAAATATGCGCCCGAGTCAGATGCCCACGTAATAAACAGGGCAAAAAAGACATACAAAACGCCGCCGGCTTCTCTCGTTTCGATAAAATAATAGAAACCAAAGCCGATATAAAGTGTCAGCAATATACAATAAGCAGCATCTTCAAACGTAAATTGGTTTTTCGTCATGACCGTTACAACAAGAAACAGCAAAACGAATAAGCCAAGATATTCAAACTTCTCCATACCCAGGAATTGCCAGTCCGTCCTGTCGCTCTGCGGAATCAGCATAATAAAGACGAGCAAAATCGACAACAGGCCTGGTATGGAGAAAATCGAAATCTGTTTCATTTTTAATGCTTCTATTACAGCCACCGCACTCATTACGTAAACAAGAATAAGAAAGGGCAGCCCCCCAATCAGTACGATTGGCAAAAATGCTGCTGCCGCTATCATTCCTGTTATCATTCGTTGTTTCATGATTGTTAATCCCCCATCATTCCATTACGACAACCCGCCAAACCGCCTTGATCTTTTTTGATATGAAGCTACTGCCTCAAGTAGATGTTTTTCTGAAAAATCAGGCCATAAAACGTCCGTAAAGAAAAATTCCGTATAAGCCAGCTGCCATAACATAAAGTTGCTTAGTCGATGCTCTCCGCTTGTTCGAATGAGGAGGTCGGGCTCTGGCAAATGGCTGGTCATTAAATAGCGGGAAACAGTAGCATCTGTTATATCCTGCTCTGATAATGTTCCCGACTGAACATCTGTTATCATAGAACGCATAGCTTGAACAAGCTCTGTTCGACTGCCATAATTCAATGCAAAATTAAGAATAAGTCCATTGTTTTCGGCTGTTTGGTTTTTTGCATTTTGCACAGCATTTCTTGTGTGTGCAGGAAGCTGCTCGATATCACCTATCATTTCTACACGTACGTTTTCTTCCATTAGTTCAGGCAAAAATGTAGAGAGAAACTCCTGTGGAAGCTTCATTAAAAAATCAACTTCAAGCTTAGGCCGCTTCCAGTTTTCTGTCGAGAACGCATAAAGCGTCAGCACTTTAACACCAAGCTTATTTGCAGCCCTTGTGATTTCCCGAACCGTTTTCATTCCCTCATTATGACCGGCAATACGGGGCAGCGCTCTTTTTTTTGCCCAGCGGCCGTTCCCATCCATAATAATGGCAATATGCGCAGGAATCCCTTCTTCGGAAATCACAGGCTCTCCTGCGTTTTTTGATTGCCAAAACCACTGTTTATGTGCCATACAAAATCCCCCATATCGCTTCTTCCAACCTATTTTACCATAGATGCTGTTTTCGTAGTAATTGGAGCGATAAAATCCAAAAAAAGAAACCCTCCTGCCAGCAAGAGGGTTTTTTCTTTACACTTCCATGATCTCTTGTTCTTTTTCCTTGGCAATTTCATCCACTTTGCGGATATAATTGTCCGTTTGTTTTTGAACATCTTCTGTGTAGCCGCGAAGGTCATCCTCAGTTAGATCA from Domibacillus sp. DTU_2020_1001157_1_SI_ALB_TIR_016 encodes:
- a CDS encoding isoprenyl transferase encodes the protein MAHKQWFWQSKNAGEPVISEEGIPAHIAIIMDGNGRWAKKRALPRIAGHNEGMKTVREITRAANKLGVKVLTLYAFSTENWKRPKLEVDFLMKLPQEFLSTFLPELMEENVRVEMIGDIEQLPAHTRNAVQNAKNQTAENNGLILNFALNYGSRTELVQAMRSMITDVQSGTLSEQDITDATVSRYLMTSHLPEPDLLIRTSGEHRLSNFMLWQLAYTEFFFTDVLWPDFSEKHLLEAVASYQKRSRRFGGLS
- a CDS encoding phosphatidate cytidylyltransferase — its product is MKQRMITGMIAAAAFLPIVLIGGLPFLILVYVMSAVAVIEALKMKQISIFSIPGLLSILLVFIMLIPQSDRTDWQFLGMEKFEYLGLFVLLFLVVTVMTKNQFTFEDAAYCILLTLYIGFGFYYFIETREAGGVLYVFFALFITWASDSGAYFIGRSFGKRKLWPDISPNKTVAGFYGGIGSAVVVAAVFLLFLDFQAPALWVLVSAAILSVAGQVGDLAESALKRHYGVKDSGNLLPGHGGILDRTDSWLFVFPLLHMLQLL